A segment of the Echinicola strongylocentroti genome:
AATGGCTGTAATATCAATGTAGGCGATATGTATGCTTCCGGAACGATCTCTGGCCCCACAGAAGACAGCTTTGGATCGATGTTGGAATTGGCTTGGAAGGGAACAAGGCCATTGCGACTGGATTGTGGAGCGGAGCGTTCGTTTATCGAGGATGGGGATACCGTGAAGATGAGAGGTTATGCCGAAAAGGACGATGTCAGAGTGGGATTTGGGGAGGTATGTACAGAAGTAATCCCCAGCAATGGTAAGGATTGACCTAAGGTTTAATTAAAAAAGCAATCCGAACGGTCGGATTGCTTTTTGAAAATATAGACTGATGATTCTTTAGGTTGTTTTTACGCTGTTATTTTTTGCTCAGGTATTTTTTTCTAAGCTGTTTTTTCTCCTTTTTTCCAATGCCCAGTTCTTCTTCCAGCATGGTGTCCACATCACCGTATTTCTCACGGATACCATCCCAAGCAGCTTCCAAATAAGGAGCTTTGACCCCCATCATGTATGCTGCACGTTCTTCTGGAATGCCGTACATTTTCAGTTTGGAATGATCGATTTTACCTACCGCTTCATTGGAGCGAAGGTAATCGGCCATGATGGTGTCCCAGTCAGCTCCCAGCGTGTGCAAGATCAGTGAGGAGGCAAATCCCGTACGGTCCTTACCGGCACTGCAATGGAAGAGCACAACCTCATCCTTTTCCAAGAGGTGATCAAACAAGGGCTTAAAGTCTGTGATATTATCCACAAATCCTTTGTTGGCAGCGATCATCAAGCTGTCCACTTGGTCAGTGGAAAAGCTAGGTCCCGTTAATACTTTCATAAACTGCTGCATGGATTTGGGATCGATATTGCCAATGGGGCTGTTGATCCACTCTGCTCCTAGGGAAGTAGGGATATCGTCTGGTTCACGCTCGATCTCATAGTCAGACCTAAAGTCAATGACGGTCGTGATGCCGGTTTCTGCCAGCTTTTCTTTGTCCTCTTCAGGCAAGCTGGTGAAGCTCCCCGACCGATAGATCAGGTGGTCTTTGAGGGTTTTTCCGTTTGTGGTTTCTATGCCTCCGAGTTCGCGGAAGTTAGGACTTGCCTCCAGTCCCAGGTTTTTCTGGGCATGTGCCGAAAAGGAAGCCAATAGGGCTGTGGTTGCGATGATTGCTTTTACTAATTTCATAATTAATTGGTTTAGAAGATGATAAATCTGATTCCGGCTTGTCCATTGGTTGCGTACCACTCGCTGGAGATGATACGGTCCTTGTTGTCACCGAGGTATTGGGCATAAGGTTCATTGGTCAAGTTCCTGATTTCTGCAAAGGCCTTGATTTTATCCGTGATGGAATAGGCAGCAGAGAAATCTACGGTGAAGTTATTGTCCACATGGACATAAAAGTCAGGACCAAGGTTTTGGTTGATGGTCTCCACGGATGCTCCTCGGAAGTTTCCTGCCAGTCGTAGCATCAGCCCACTTTTTTCATAAAACAAGGAAGTATTGAACAGGTTACTGGATTGGCTAGGCAGCGTGGTGATGTCGGTGGATATGACCGACCCTTCATCATCTAGCCTTGGTACTTCCAGTTCGGAATGGATCCTGCTGTAATTGACATCCACTCCAAACCCGCTCCAAAAGCCAGGTAATGTGCTGAATCTTTTGGTGATGCCCATTTCGAAGCCTACCAAATAAGCACTTTGAAGGTTCTTTGGTTGGGAAACAAGGTAACTGGTGCCATCGATGGTTTCGGCCGATAGGTCGGTAAAGATGAAGTCGTCGATGTCCTTATAGAATACCCCAGCAGTGATCATCCCAATATCTGCAAGGAACCATTCCCCCATCAGGTCAAAATTATTGGAAAAAGTAGGGAGCAATTCGGTATTTCCCCGTGAGATGCGCGGAATTCCTGTCGAGGTATCGATGCTCTCAGAAGGGCTGAGGCTACCGAAGTTTGGCCGGCTAAATGTCCTAGTAAAAGCGGCACGGAGGTTTACTTGTTCTTTGGGACTGTATTTTACATGGAACATCGGAAGGAACGCATTGTAGTCGTTGTCCCTAGAGATCGGGTTTACTTCGTCCGTTTCATCATCGTAGGCAAAGCTGTTCATGGTAAGCTTGGTGAATTCATTTCTAAAACCTCCGATTAGCTGAACTTGGTCCGTGAGGTTATAAGTACCCATGATATAGCCTGCATATACGTCTTCGGTACCGTTATATTTGGTGGTGGCATTGGAAGCAGGAGAGTAGTTGTTGATGTCGTTTGCTTCCATAAATTCCGGAGAGAAAATCTCGAAGGTCTGATCCTGTGGCATTGGCTGGATGGCCAAGTCATCAAACTGTCCATTGAGCTCTTGGAAGAAGGTGCCCGGAGCCGGGAAGTCCATCCGCTGAAATTCACTCAATGCGCGCAACGGCGCAGCGCCCGGAATTCCCAATAGGGCATTGGGCAGGAATACGAGAGGAGTCTGCTGGGCTTCGTTTTTCTTAAACCTGAATTTGCCGCCTGCCTTTAGGGTAAATGCTGGATTTACATCCCAAGTGAAGTTCATCTGGGCCACATTGTCCCGATCCCGTTGATCGATCTGATAAATGATCAATTGCTGCAAAGTCAGCCTATTGGGATCTAGAAAGTCATTTTCATTGGTCAGCTCAGGGTCAAAATTGAGCGGAGTGATCCCTTTGCCATCTGGAGCATCGAAGGCGTTGTAGACGTGTCCGTCAGCAGAGCGGCCACCAAAATCCCCTTCTAGGTTTTGGTAAAACTGCGCAATGGGCAGGCCTTTTAGGTCACTCGGCATGCTTGGTGGAGTATCCAGATTATAGTAGCTGTCGTAGGAGGATAATTTCCAGTCCATCTTGAAGTTGGTGCCCAAATGGTGGTCACCGCCTACTTCATAGCCTTTCAGGTAGGTGCGGTATTCAGATTCCCTGTTACTGTAGCGGTAACGGTTTTCGTCGAATTCATAATACGTTTCATATACAGGACGAATGTCATCAAATTGGTCCTGAACGATTCGGGCAAACAGTTTATGGTCAGCGTTGAATTTGTATTCCAGCGCTGCATTGAGTGCAGTGGTGCGGCGGGTTCCAAAGTACCGTTTGGCGTTCATCGTGTTGATGCTGTACCGCTCAGCAGGGACAGCGCTGTTAAGGTTGTAGTCCAATGCAATTTCGTCAGAAGAGAAATTCCTGTTCCAGATGGATGCGGCCAAGATGATCCCAAACTTATCGTTAAAGAAACGGTCGCCATAGACGATGGATGCATTATAGCTTCCGTTTTGGGATTTCTGGTTGTATCCACCTGCTGCGCTGACATTAAGTGTCCTGTCTTGGGGTGCTGATCGTGTCACGAAGTTGATGGATCCGCCGATGGCATCACCTTCCATATCAGGAGTGATGGCCTTGGATAATTGTATGTACTGGATCATCTCGGCGGGAATGGCGTCCAAAAGCGCATTTCTATTGCCGTTAAAGTTGGAACTGGGCAGCCTGGTACCGTTATAAAGCGTGGAAGACCACGAATAGGGCGTGCCACGGACACTGACCTGATTGGCTTCACCGTGGTAACGGTTTACACTGGCGGCAGGAAGACGCTGTACGGCTTCGGCAGCATTTCTGTCCGGCAATTTACCAATGGCATCAGCGGCAATGACATCCATGATGGCCAGTGAATTCTTTTTGATGGAGATGGCCTTTAGCTGGGAAGGTACCATGGTTCCTTGGATCACGTATTCTTCCAGATCGCCAGAAGCTTCTGTTAGCCGTATATCTCCCAGGGAGTTGGTGCCAGCTTTCAGGTCGATTTCCTGGGTGAGGGTTTCAAAACCCAAATAACTGACCCTTAAGGTCGCTTTACCTGTGGGGAGGTTGGAGATTTCAAATTTCCCGCTAAGGTCCGTTGGGGCTCCTTGACTGGTTTCCATCACCAGTACGTTTACGCCAGGAAGGTAGCCCGTCTGATCGGATACACTTCCTGACAAAGATGCCTGACTTTGGGCCATGGTGTGGGTGGCCCAGATCAGTAAGGTCAAGAATAATGGTAAATGTTTTTTCATGTGCTTAGTGATTTTTCAACAAACCTATAGTTTACAGCTATTGAAGTCGTCCGTGTAAATTTATCCGTACTATTCCAATGAGAAATGTACTGTAAGTTGTTGGTTTATAGTCTTTTATTCATTGTTAATTAATGATTATGAAAAAGTGAAGGACGGATAATTTTAGGGTTGAGGGAGATTTTGGTGATTAATTTGAAGGTTTAATAACCTGAGTTTGATCATAAATTGATATCAATACGGGATTGCTCCCTCCGTCCCCTCGCTCCTCAGTCCCCTCACCCTTCGCCCCTGAGCGAAGCCGAAGGGAGCGAAGCCGAAGGGAGCGAGGGACAATGCAATGAAGCAATCTCCTTTTTGGTATACGAGATTGCTTCGTCATGCTTCGATGGCGAGGAATAGAGCTCGATCGAGCATAGGTAAAATGGCTCAGGTAAAGGCTTATGCGTTGACTTGCAGGGATTTTTTATAATCGCTGGGACTGCGCCCAGTTGCTTCTTTGAAGTATTTGTAAAAAGTGGATTTTGATTTAAACCCGCTTTCATAGCCCACTACGGTAAGGTTATCCTCATTGGGCTGCTGGAGGAGGTTTTTGGATTCTTCGATCCGTGCAGCGTTGACGAATTGGTAGAAGTTTTGGCCTAAGTGGATATTGAGTGCCTGGGTGATCTTTAGCTTGGAAGTATCCAGCTCTTTGGCCAGTTGGTCCAAGTTGAATTCCGGATTAAGGAATGGTTTTTTTTCTAGAAAAATATGGTTGATTTTTTCAATTATGGTAGCGAGCTCTTCACCAGAGATGTTAGAGGTTTTGTATTTGGTCTGCGGTTGGATGGCTATTTTAGAGGAAGGTTTTTCAGAAAGTTTGGAAGTGAGGAGCATGCGCATCCTTATGTGAATGACGCTATAGAACATTACCAACATCAGAAAATAATAAATGTATCGAGTAGTGATGGGGAGTTGTATTTCCCAGATCAGCATTATCCAGCCCGAAATCACCAAAAAGGATAGTATAAGGTTACTGGAAGCGATGAGTCTGGCGATAGTGGCTTTTTGTTTAACTAGAGAATCCTCAATAGGAGTACG
Coding sequences within it:
- a CDS encoding tyrosine-protein phosphatase, with the translated sequence MKLVKAIIATTALLASFSAHAQKNLGLEASPNFRELGGIETTNGKTLKDHLIYRSGSFTSLPEEDKEKLAETGITTVIDFRSDYEIEREPDDIPTSLGAEWINSPIGNIDPKSMQQFMKVLTGPSFSTDQVDSLMIAANKGFVDNITDFKPLFDHLLEKDEVVLFHCSAGKDRTGFASSLILHTLGADWDTIMADYLRSNEAVGKIDHSKLKMYGIPEERAAYMMGVKAPYLEAAWDGIREKYGDVDTMLEEELGIGKKEKKQLRKKYLSKK
- a CDS encoding TonB-dependent receptor; translation: MKKHLPLFLTLLIWATHTMAQSQASLSGSVSDQTGYLPGVNVLVMETSQGAPTDLSGKFEISNLPTGKATLRVSYLGFETLTQEIDLKAGTNSLGDIRLTEASGDLEEYVIQGTMVPSQLKAISIKKNSLAIMDVIAADAIGKLPDRNAAEAVQRLPAASVNRYHGEANQVSVRGTPYSWSSTLYNGTRLPSSNFNGNRNALLDAIPAEMIQYIQLSKAITPDMEGDAIGGSINFVTRSAPQDRTLNVSAAGGYNQKSQNGSYNASIVYGDRFFNDKFGIILAASIWNRNFSSDEIALDYNLNSAVPAERYSINTMNAKRYFGTRRTTALNAALEYKFNADHKLFARIVQDQFDDIRPVYETYYEFDENRYRYSNRESEYRTYLKGYEVGGDHHLGTNFKMDWKLSSYDSYYNLDTPPSMPSDLKGLPIAQFYQNLEGDFGGRSADGHVYNAFDAPDGKGITPLNFDPELTNENDFLDPNRLTLQQLIIYQIDQRDRDNVAQMNFTWDVNPAFTLKAGGKFRFKKNEAQQTPLVFLPNALLGIPGAAPLRALSEFQRMDFPAPGTFFQELNGQFDDLAIQPMPQDQTFEIFSPEFMEANDINNYSPASNATTKYNGTEDVYAGYIMGTYNLTDQVQLIGGFRNEFTKLTMNSFAYDDETDEVNPISRDNDYNAFLPMFHVKYSPKEQVNLRAAFTRTFSRPNFGSLSPSESIDTSTGIPRISRGNTELLPTFSNNFDLMGEWFLADIGMITAGVFYKDIDDFIFTDLSAETIDGTSYLVSQPKNLQSAYLVGFEMGITKRFSTLPGFWSGFGVDVNYSRIHSELEVPRLDDEGSVISTDITTLPSQSSNLFNTSLFYEKSGLMLRLAGNFRGASVETINQNLGPDFYVHVDNNFTVDFSAAYSITDKIKAFAEIRNLTNEPYAQYLGDNKDRIISSEWYATNGQAGIRFIIF
- a CDS encoding AraC family transcriptional regulator, which produces MGIILAVVTLQALTSGLLIYLNKRYKGEDLYLSLFFGIITIHVLYKSLLYWMVDDLEVFDKLHGCFSLLYGPLLFFYVQSIRQKSITTFQIIAHSSPFFVGFGLNIMMVIMLLLNSTPEPIMELYHQGVLITVFISFSAYSLYTFYLLHRTPIEDSLVKQKATIARLIASSNLILSFLVISGWIMLIWEIQLPITTRYIYYFLMLVMFYSVIHIRMRMLLTSKLSEKPSSKIAIQPQTKYKTSNISGEELATIIEKINHIFLEKKPFLNPEFNLDQLAKELDTSKLKITQALNIHLGQNFYQFVNAARIEESKNLLQQPNEDNLTVVGYESGFKSKSTFYKYFKEATGRSPSDYKKSLQVNA